TAGTTGTCGGCCGCGATCGGGTGGGTCGAGGGGAGCTGGTCCTGGCGCAGCGCCCAGTTCTTGCGGGCGTTGGTGAAGCCGGTCCAGGCCTCGGTGAACTCGGTGTTCTCGACCGCTGCGTGGTAGCACGCCCACTCGGCGAACGACTCGTTGAGCCAGAGGTCGTCCCACCACTTCATGGTGACGAGATCGCCGAACCACATGTGGGCCATCTCGTGCAGGATGCACGAGCACCGGAACTCGTAGAAGGCGGCGTCCTGGCGGCTGCGGGGGAGGTACTCGTCGCGGATCGTGACCGCCCCGGCGTTCTCCATCGCGCCGGCGTTGTACTCCGGGACGTAGAGCTGGTCGTACTTCCCGAACGGGTAGGGGAAGTCGAAGGCCTCCTCGAAGAACTCGAAGCCCTGCTTGGTCATCCGGAGCAGGTTGTCGATGTCGAGGTGCTCCACCAGGGCCTGCCGGCAGTAATGGCCGAGCGGGATCTGGCCGTAGGGACCGTCGTACACGTCGAGGTGCTCGTGGTACTCCCCGGCGATCAGGGCGGTGATGTAGGTCGACATCCGCTTGGACTCGGGGAAGCTCCAGCGTGCCTTGCCGCCGTCGAGCTCCTCGGGCTCCGGGGTCGCCGCGTTGGACACGACCTTCCACCCGGACGGCGCGGTGACGGTCCAGGTGAAGACCGACTTGAGATCGGGCTGCTCGAACGTGGTGAACACGCGGCGGGCGTCGGGCACCTCGAACTGCGTGTAGAGGTAGATCCGGCCGTCGACCGGGTCGACGAACCGGTGCAGACCCTCGCCGGAGTGGGAGTAGGCGCAGTCGGCGCGGACCACCAGCTCGTTCTCGGCCTGGAGGTCGGTCAGCCGGATCCGGCTGTCCTGGTACGACGACGCCTCGTCGACGCGCTCGCCGTTCAGGGTGATCTCGTGGATGATCGCGCCGACCAGGTCGGCGAACGTCTCCGCGCCGGGCTCGCGGCAGGTGAACCGGAGCGTGGTGGTGGACTCGAAGGTCTTGTCGCCGGTCGTGAGGTCCAGGTCGATGGAGTACGACGTGACGTCGAGGAGGGCGGCACGGGTGGCGGCCTCTTCCCGGGTGAGGTTGGTTCCAGGCATGGAGGGCATCCTGCCATCCGGTGTGACGAGGGCGACAACTCCGGCCCGGTCACGACTCGGCAACGGATTCTGCGGCGATCGGGGAATCACCGGAGATCTGCATCGGTTGAAACTTGTATGACTGACTCGGCTGACTTCTGGTTCGACCCCCTCTGCCCCTTCGCCTGGATCACCTCCCGCTGGATGCTCGAGGTCGAGCAGGTGCGCGACGTGAGCGTCAGGTGGCGGGTGATGAGCCTGTACTTCCTGAACAAGGACCGCGACCTCTCCGAGGACTACCAGGCGCGGATCGCCCGCGGCCTCCCGATCGGCCGGGTGCTGATCGCGACCGAGCAGACGGTCGGCCCCGACGCGCTGGGCCCGCTCTACACGGCGTTCGGCGCGCGCATCCACCACGAGAAGCAGGAGCTCGGCCGCGAGCTCGTCGAGGCGGCCCTCGCCGACGCCGGGCTGCCGGCCACCCTCGTGGAGGCGATGGACGACCCGTCGTACGACGACGCTCTGCGTGCGTCGCACCAAGAGGCCATGGACCGCGTCGGCGACGACGTCGGCACGCCGACCATCGCCTTCAACGACTCGTCGTTCTTCGGCCCCGTGCTGTCGAAGATCCCGCGCGGCGAGGACGCCGGGCGGATCTGGGACGGCACGATCGCGCTGGCCGCCTTCCCGTACTTCTTCGAGATCAAGCGCACCCGCGTCGGCGAGCTCGACTTCAGCTGACCGGGCGACCGCCGGGAAACCGGTGGCGCGGTCTCACTAGGGTTGTTGCCATGACCCACGTCCTGTCCGCCGTCGCCTGGCCGTACGCCAACGGCCCGCGCCACATCGGCCACGTGGCCGGTTTCGGCGTGCCGTCCGACGTCTTCAGCCGCTACATGCGGATGGCCGGTCACGACGTGCTGATGGTGTCCGGCACCGACGAGCACGGCACCCCGATCCTGGTCGCGGCGGACGCTGCCGGCGTGTCCGCCAAGCAGCTCGCCGACAAGAACAACGCGGTGATCGTGCAGGACCTCCTGGACCTCGGCCTGTCCTACGACCTGTTCACCCGGACCACGACCGGCAACCACTACCGCGTGGTGCAGGAGCTCTTCACCACCGTGCACCGCAACGGCTACATGGTGGAGAAGACCACCAAGGGCGCGGTCAGCCCGTCGACCGGCCGCACGCTCCCGGACCGCTACATCGAGGGCACCTGCCCGATCTGCGGGTACGGCGAGGCGCGGGGCGACCAGTGCGACAACTGCGGCAACCAGCTCGACCCGACCGACCTGATCGACCCGCGCAGCAAGATCAACGGCGAGACACCGACGTTCGTGGAGACCCAGCACTTCTTCCTCGACCTGCCGGCGCTCGCCGACGCGCTCTCGTCGTACGTCCGCGGGCGCGAGGAGGGCGGCACCTGGCGCCCCAACGTCATCAAGTTCTCCCTGAACCTGATCGAGGACCTCCGGCCGCGAGCGATGACCCGCGACATCGACTGGGGCATCCCGGTCCCGGTCGACGGGTGGCGGGACAACCCGACCAAGCGGCTCTACGTGTGGTTCGACGCGGTGATCGGCTACCTGTCCGCCTCCATCGAGTGGGCGCGACGGCTGGCCGAGCAGGACGGCGGCGACCCCGAGCGCTGGCGAGAGTGGTGGAACGACCCGGAGGCCCTGTCCTACTACTTCATGGGCAAGGACAACATCGTCTTCCACTCGGTGATCTGGCCCGCCGAGCTCCTGGCGTACGACGGGAAGGGTGCGCTGGGTGGCGAGCCCGGGCCGTTCGGCGACCTCCAGCTGCCCACCGAGATCGTCTCCAGCGAGTTCATGACCATGGAGAGCAAGCAGTTCTCCACCAGCCGCGGTCACGTGATCCTGGTCGGCGACATGCTGGCCCGCTACCAGCCCGACGCGCTGCGCTACTTCATCTGCGCCGCCGGGCCGGAGACCTCCGACGCCGACTTCACCTGGGCGGACTTCGTCCAGCGCACCAACTCCGAGCTGGTGGCGGGCTGGGGCAACCTGGTCAACCGCACGGCCACGATGATCGCGAAGAGCTTCGGCGAGATCCCGGCCGCGGGTCCGCTCGAGCCGGTCGACGAGGCCGTGCTGTCGGCGGTCCGCTCGGCCTTCGGCACCGTCGGAGACCTGGTCGGGCGGCAGCGCCTGCGCGCCGGCATCGCGGAGGCGATGCGCGTGGTCGGCGAGGTGAACCGGTACCTCACCGCCACCGAGCCCTACAAGATGAAGGACGACGCGCAGCGGGAGCGGCTCGGTACCGTGCTCCACGTGGCGGCCCAGTGCGTGCTCGACTGCAACACCCTGCTCGCGCCGTTCCTGCCGTTCTCCGCCAACGCCGTGTGGACGACGTACGGCGGCGAGGGCGTGTTCATGCCGATGCCCGTGGTCGAGCACGTCGAGGACCTCGACCCCGAGGAGGGGGCCGGCCTCCACGTCTACCCGATCATCACCGGCGACTACACCGGCACGCCGCCCTGGGCGAGCCGGCCGGTCACGGTCGGGGCGAAGGTCGAGAAGCCCACCCCGATCTTCACCAAGCTGGACCCCGGCGTGGTCGCCGAGGAGCTGGCCCGGCTCGCGGACTGACCCGGCAGGCGGGCCGGTCAGGTCTGCGCAGCGACCTCGCTGATCCGCGGATGGAGCGCGACGGCGTTGACCACGACGGAGAACACCAGCAGGGCCAGCGCCCAGCCGTGGTGCCCGGCGTCCCACAGGGCCAGCGAGGCCAGGCCGAAGACCAGCACCTTGACCACCTCGCGGCGTCCGCGCTCGCCGTACCTCGCCTTGGGTGAGGCGAAGAGCCACCAGGCCGTCATCGCCGCCAGCGGGAGGACCACGACCCAGAGCAACCGGGGGTCGGCCACCTGCCAGCCCCAGACGCCGTACGCCGCCATCGCTGCCAGCTCGTCGAGGAAGACGAGGCCCAGCACCACCCAGGCGAACCCGGTCACGCGCGTCACGCTGGCGGCGGGTCAGAAGCCGCGCGAGGCGTACGGCGGGACGTCGGTACGGAAGGCGCGCCACAGGTCGCTGACGGCGCCGGGGCGGTGCTCGGCGACCAGCCCGGCCCGTCGCATCGCGGCCAGGTTGCCGCCACCGAGGTACGCCGCGCCGAGGGCGGCGATCGACAGCGACACCTCCGCGTCGTCCTCGGTCCGGGTCGCCTCGGCGGCACCCTGCTCGACCCTGATCCGCCAGCGGCCTGCGTTCCACGGCGCCGACTCGTCGGCCACCTCGACCACGACGTCGCAGTCGGCCTCGTAGCCGCGGGCGGCCAGGGCCTCCGGGAGGTCGACCAGCCGCACCCACAGGCTGTCGTAGGTGTTGAGGTTCCCGGTGGCCCGTGGACCGGCGATCCACGAGAGCATCGGGTCGTCCTGGGCGACGCCGGTCACCTTGATCGTGCCGGCGAGGTCGAGGTCCACCAACCGTCGCATCAGGGCGAGGTGTGCCGCCGGAGTCGCGTGGTGGGCGTGCACGTCCACCACGGCGCCCGGACGGGCGTTGTCCCACTTGTGGGTGCGCCGGAACAACGCGTAGCCGACGTCCCGACCGTCCTGCATCGCGAAGAGGAGGCGCGGCACCTCCTTGTCACGCACGTCCTCGGGTACGACGTGGGTGAGGTCGGCGAAGAACCCCGGCTCGCCGACGATGGCCCCGACGCACGACGGGGCGACCGCCAGCTCGCAGGCCCGTCGGCGCTCCGCCATCCCCTCGTCGCTCATGCTCGTCATCCGGGTGACCAGGGCGGCGGCCTCGTCCTCCAGGTGCGGTGCGACGAACGTCGTACCGCGGCCGAGGTCGACGGAGAGCTCGAGGGACGCCAGGCCGTAGCCGTGCCGGCCGTAGATGCCCGGCTCGCTCGCATGCAGGACCGAGACGTGGACGCCCTCGCTCCGGGTCTGCTCGACGTGGTGGCGCATCATCGCGGTCAGCAGCCCGCGACGCCGGTGGTCCGGATGGACACCCACCCAGGTGAGGCCCGCCACCGGCAGGAGACGTCCGGCGCCGGTGCCGTCGGGTACGGAGAGCTGCATGGGGCGGACCCCGTAGACGCCGGGGTGGAACCGTGGGTCGACATCCGCGTCGGGGAGCTCGACGACGAACCGCTGGTGCTCCGGGACCCCGAGCAGCAGCGCTTCGGCCGTCTCGTCGCTGACCGGCTCGGAGAACCAGATCAGCAGGTCGGAGGCCAGGTAGCGGTCGGGGTCGGTCGCGCGCACGACGCGGATCTCGAGGTCGGCCATGCCCTCAAGGAAACCGGGCGGTGGCGCGGGTGTCCAACCGATTGCGTCCGGCCGGTCCGGCCTGCACTCAGTGCTGGAAGGTCGCCAGCAGCCCGAACGCGCCGGCCACGACCTGCTGCTGCGTGACGCCGTACACCTGGCGGAGCAGGCGTGGCGTGAGCGCGTCCACGTCGGCACCGGCGTAGTCGGTGCGGTAGGCCCGCATCAGCTCCAGCAGCTTCGCGATGCCGAAGTGCGAGACGAGCCAGGTGACGGCGGCCTGCGAGATCGGGTAGTTCACCGAGGGGTCCTCGTTGAAGAGCCCGATGATCGGCAGGGTGCGGTCGGCGTGCATCAGCCGGTCGTAGAGGTCGGCGGGCACGGTGTACGCCGAGAAGTCGTCGGGGTAGTACTGCACCCAGGTCGCCACCCCCTCGACCAGCCACTTCGGGGACGAACCGCTGGAGGCGCGCAGGAGGTAGTGGGTGAGCTCGTGCCGCAGGATGCCGGCGTCGTTGACCACCTGGCCCACCAGCTTCGGGTTGACCTTGACCGCGGTGCCGGCCAACCCCGTGACCTGCTGGCCGAGCGGGTCCGTGGCGGTGACGCCGAACGTCACGGCCGCAGCCTCCTCGGTGCTCAACGAGCTGAAGTCGTAGCTGAGGCCGTTGGTGGTCGCGTCGACGAGCAGGCGGTACGACGGGGCGACGCCCAGCAGGTGCGCGTCGTAGGCGATGTCGTCGCGGATGGCGGTGCTGAGGGTGGCGAGCGAGCCCGACTGGGAGCGGTCGACCAGCACCGTCAGCGGACCGACGTGGCGGGCGACGATCGGCACCCCGAACCACGGTCGCTCCTGGGCCGCGTCGAAGGCGTTGCGGTCGGTGGCCTGGCTCTCGGCCCCGAGCAGCCAGTGCCCGTCGCGGCGCACGAACGTCTGGTCGACGGAGTTGGAGATCGGGCGGACGAAGGTGCCGGCGAGCTGGAGGTGCTCGACCACGGCCGGATGCAGCACCGGGTCGTGGCCGGGGATCCCGGCCGGGACCAGTGCGGCGCTGGTGTCGATGCCGTAGCGGAGGTGCGAGACCGGCAGCTGGGCGACGTTGTCGTAGAAGGTCGACTGCTGCTCGACCAGTGCGGGCTGGGTGGGGTCGACCGTGGCGAGGTAGGCGCTCCGGTCGTGGTCGAGGAGGGCGGAGGCACGGCGCGCGAGCAGGCTCCGGATCGCCCGGAAGTCGGCCGGGCCGGGCTGGAACGACGCCTTCGTCGAGGCCGCTGTGGAGGCGGTGGGCCCGGTGGGCCCGGTGGGGGAGGCGGGTGACGGCGGAGCCGTCGAGGCGCCGGTGCCGCTGCCACCGCAGCCGGCGACGAGCAGGGCCAGCCCGGTGGTGGCCACGACCAGGCCGCGGCCGAGCGTCGTCCCCGCGCGCCCGGCCATGCACGGATCCTAGACGGGCGGTGCGCGCTGTCGGGGGTGGCTGGAACACTGTCGGCATGCGCGTCCACCTCGGCACCGACCATGCCGGCCTCGAGCTCAAGCAGCACCTCATCTCGTGGCTGGAGACCCACGGCCACGAGCCCGTCGACCACGGGGCGTTCGTCTACGACGCCCAGGACGACTACCCCGTCTTCTGCCTGCGCGCGGCCGCGGCGGTGGCGGCCGACCACGGCAGCCTCGGTGTCGTGATCGGCGGATCCGGCAACGGCGAGCAGATCGCAGCCAACAAGGTGAAGGGGGTGCGCGCTGCCCTCGTGTGGAACCACGACACCGCCGTCCTCGCCCGCCAGCACAACGACGCCAACGTGATCTCGGTCGGCGGCCGGATGCACACCGTGGAGGAGATGACCGGGTTCGTCGAGCTGTTCCTCGCCACCCCGTTCTCCGGCGAGGAGCGCCACGTCCGCCGGATCAAGATGCTCACCGACTACGAGGTCACCGGCGACCTGCCCGCCCTGCCGGCCTCCGCCGAGGGCCACACCGCCACCCCGGACGCCGATGCCTGAGGGTCACACCCTGCACCGGCTCGCCAGCTCGCTGTCGGAGACCTTCGCCGACCGCTCGCTGCGCGTCAGCAGCCCGCAGGGACGGTTCGCCGGAGAGGCCGCCCAGCTCGACGGGGCACGCCTGGTCACCGCCGAGTCGGCGGGGAAGCACCTGTTCCTCGACTTCGAGGCCGATCGGGTCGTGCACGTGCACCTGGGCCTGATCGGGGCGTTCGAGGTGCACCGCGACGTGCCCGAGGTCCCCGAGCCGGTCGGGCAGGTGCGGCTCCGGCTGGTGCACGCGCCGGTCCCGCCCGGCGCCGGCCACCCGTCGTACGCCGACCTGCGCGGAGCCACGCAGTGCGACCTGGTGACGAGCAGCCGCCGCGACGAGATCGTCGCGAAGCTCGGGCCCGACCCCCTGCGTCCGGACGCCGACCCGCAGCGGGCCTGGCTGCGGATCTCCCGGAGCCCGCGGGCGATCGGCGACCTGCTGATGGACCAGGCGGTCCTGGCCGGCGTGGGCAACGTCTACCGCGCCGAAATGCTCTTCCGGCACCGCACCCACCCGCTGCGTCCCGGCCGGACGCTGCGCGTGGGGCAGTGGCGGGCGATGTGGGCCGACCTGGTCGACCTGATGGCCGAGGGAGTGCGCACCGGCCGGATCGACACGGTGCGGCCCGAGCACACCCCGGAGGCGATGGGCAGGGCACCGCGGGTCGACGACCACGGCGGCGAGGTCTACGTCTACCGCCGCACCGGTCAGCCGTGCCTGGTCTGCGGTACGACGGTCCGCACCGACGTCCTGGTCGGTCGCAACATCTTCTGGTGCCCCCAATGCCAGCGCCGGTTCCGCTCGCGCGCTCTACAGTGATCCCCACACAGCCGGACGGGACCACACACCGATGACTCCACCCCTCACCGGACGTCTTCCCGCCGCCAGGTCGCGGCGGCGCTGGCGCCAGCTGACCTCGGGCTCCCAGCCCGATCGGCTGACGCTGATCGCCCTGTTCGTGCTGTCCACCCTGGTCGGGGTGGCGATGCAGATCTTCCCCAACGTCGTGGCCATCACCACGATCACGGTGCCGCTGGTGATGGGCAGCCTGTTCCTGGGTCCGCGGCCGCTGCCGTGGTTCGTGGTCTACCAGCTGGTGCTGCTCACGCTGGCGCTGCCCAAGGTGCCCCAGTTCACCCCGCGGACGACGTCGGCGGTGGTGGTGATCTTCCTGATCGCCCTGCTGATCATGCTCACGTCGTTCCGTCGCTCGCGGCTGGGCATCGCCGGGAGCATGGGCGAGTCGATGCTGGCCGAGCTCAGCGACCGGATCCAGGGCCAGGGGGTGCTCCCCGAGCTGCCCCGACCCTGGCACGCCGAGTCGGTGATCCGGTCCTCGGGTGGCTCGCGCTTCGCCGGTGACTTCTTCGTGGTCGGCGACACCGAGACCGGGCGTCTCGACGTGGCCGTGGTCGACGTCTCCGGGAAGGGCGACCGGGCGGGCAGCCGGGCGCTGCTCCTGGCCGGTGCCATGGGCGGCCTGGTCACCGCGGTCGAGCCCGCCGAGTTCCTCGACGCCACCAACGTCTACCTGCTCAACCACCCCTGGCAGGACGGCTTCGCGACCGCTGTCCACCTCAGCCTCGACCTGCGTACCGGTGCCTTCCGGATCTGGACCGCCGGCCATCCGCCCGCCCTGCACTGGCGGGCCGGCGCCGGCCGCTGGAAGCCGCTCGACTCCGAGGGGCCGATGCTGGGCCTGATCCCCGACGGCGACTTCGTCTGCTCCGACGGCGTCCTGCGCCCCGGTGACGCCCTGATGCTCTACACCGACGGCATGGTCGAGACCCGGACCGACGACATCGGGATCGGCATCGACCGGCTGATCGGGCAGGCCGACCGGCAGCTGCGCAGCAACTTCACGGGTGGCGCGGCCAAGCTGGTCGATTCCACCGGCAGCCGCGGCGACGACCGGGCGCTGCTTCTGGTCTGGCGCGACTGAGGGTGCCCCGGCACGCGCCGTGGAGCGCGGGGCGGAGTGGGTCGCGGCGGGCCCGGTGTGGCACCATGACCACGCGTTGAGCGTGGGACGGATCCGGCCGGGAGGCAGGGTCCCGAGCGCGGACGACGTGCGCGGACGTAGCTCAATGGTAGAGCCTCAGTCTTCCAAACTGATGACGCGGGTTCGATTCCCGTCGTCCGCTCGCTGGTGGATTCCGGAGCCCTCCGGGAGCCGTCACGCGGGGCGTAGCGTAGTGGCTAGCGCGCCTGCTTTGGGAGCAGGAGACCGCAGGTTCGAGTCCTGTCGCCCCGACCGATCCGGGTCTGCGCGACCGCGAATTGAGGGGCCTGCGCAGGGGTGCCCTAGGCTGGGAAGCGCCGTGCGGGCGGGTCCGTGACGTCGTCGGTCCCGAGTGGGTCGACGCGTGCGTCCACGTGCCAGGCAGCCCGGCGCCACACCCCACGCATGCCCATGCACACAAGGAGACACTGCAGTGAAGAGCGCCGTCGAGACCGTGAGTCCGACCCGGGCCAAGCTGACCGTCGAGGTGCCGTTCGAGGAGCTCAAGCCGAGCCTCGACAAGGCCTACAAGACGATCGCCCAGCAGATCAACGTCCCGGGCTTCCGGCGCGGCAAGGTGCCGCCGATGGTGATCGACCGCCAGGTCGGCCGTGGCGCCGTGCTGGAGCAGGCGATCAACGACGTACTGCCGCAGAAGTACATGGAGGCGATGCAGGAGCACGACCTCCAGCCCCTGGCGCAGCCGGAGATCGAGGTCACCCGGATCGACGACAACGAGGCGCTGGAGTTCACCGCCGAGGTCGACGTGAAGCCGGAGATCACGATCCCCGACTACTCCGGCCTGAGCGCCGAGGTCGACGACGTCGAGGTCGCCGACGACGACGTGCAGGAGCAGGTCGAGGCGCTGCGTGAGCGCTTCGGCTCCCTGGTCGACGTCGAGCGCCCCGCCGCCGACGGCGACTTCGTCGTGATCGACCTGGTCGCGACCCAGGACGGCGAGCCCGTCGAGGGCGCCGAGGTCAGCGGCATGAACTACCGCGTCGGACGCGGCGGCATGCTGGAGGGCCTCGACGAGGCCCTGGCCGGCATGAGCGCCGGTGACGACAAGACGTTCACCTCCCAGCTCGTCGGCGGCGACCTCGTCGGTCAGGACGTCGAGGTCCAGGTCCGGGTCTCGCAGGTCCAGGCCCAGGAGCTGCCCGAGTACGACGACGAGTTCGCCCAGCTGGCATCCGAGTTCGACACCGCCGACGAGTTGACCGAGGACATCCGGACCCGCCTGGGCAACGGCAAGCGCCTCGAGCAGGCGGCCGCGGCCCGCGACGCGATCCTCGAGAAGCTCCTGGAGCTGGTCGAGGTCCCGCTGCCCGAGACGGTGGTCGCCGACGAGCTCACCGAGCGCCGCCGCAACATCGAGCAGCAGCTGGCCTACGCCGGCATGCCGCTGGAGAAGTACCTCGAGGACGAGGGCCAGACCCTCGAGGAGTTCGAGGCCGACCTCGAGCGCCGGGTGCGCGACTCCGTCGCCGCCCAGTTCGTCCTCGACGAGATCGCCGGCTCGCTGGAGCTCGGTGTCGACCAGAACGAGCTGACCGAGCACATGGTGCGCCGCGCCCAGCAGTCCGGTGAGGACCC
This genomic window from Nocardioides cynanchi contains:
- the tig gene encoding trigger factor, whose amino-acid sequence is MKSAVETVSPTRAKLTVEVPFEELKPSLDKAYKTIAQQINVPGFRRGKVPPMVIDRQVGRGAVLEQAINDVLPQKYMEAMQEHDLQPLAQPEIEVTRIDDNEALEFTAEVDVKPEITIPDYSGLSAEVDDVEVADDDVQEQVEALRERFGSLVDVERPAADGDFVVIDLVATQDGEPVEGAEVSGMNYRVGRGGMLEGLDEALAGMSAGDDKTFTSQLVGGDLVGQDVEVQVRVSQVQAQELPEYDDEFAQLASEFDTADELTEDIRTRLGNGKRLEQAAAARDAILEKLLELVEVPLPETVVADELTERRRNIEQQLAYAGMPLEKYLEDEGQTLEEFEADLERRVRDSVAAQFVLDEIAGSLELGVDQNELTEHMVRRAQQSGEDPQEFANHMFEHNHIPELVGEIRRGKALARLVEGATVTDASGNVVDLKNLRPDGTIGDPAETEAAAEAATDEAEGAETATDEG
- a CDS encoding YrdB family protein translates to MTGFAWVVLGLVFLDELAAMAAYGVWGWQVADPRLLWVVVLPLAAMTAWWLFASPKARYGERGRREVVKVLVFGLASLALWDAGHHGWALALLVFSVVVNAVALHPRISEVAAQT
- a CDS encoding Fpg/Nei family DNA glycosylase, giving the protein MPEGHTLHRLASSLSETFADRSLRVSSPQGRFAGEAAQLDGARLVTAESAGKHLFLDFEADRVVHVHLGLIGAFEVHRDVPEVPEPVGQVRLRLVHAPVPPGAGHPSYADLRGATQCDLVTSSRRDEIVAKLGPDPLRPDADPQRAWLRISRSPRAIGDLLMDQAVLAGVGNVYRAEMLFRHRTHPLRPGRTLRVGQWRAMWADLVDLMAEGVRTGRIDTVRPEHTPEAMGRAPRVDDHGGEVYVYRRTGQPCLVCGTTVRTDVLVGRNIFWCPQCQRRFRSRALQ
- a CDS encoding ribose-5-phosphate isomerase, yielding MRVHLGTDHAGLELKQHLISWLETHGHEPVDHGAFVYDAQDDYPVFCLRAAAAVAADHGSLGVVIGGSGNGEQIAANKVKGVRAALVWNHDTAVLARQHNDANVISVGGRMHTVEEMTGFVELFLATPFSGEERHVRRIKMLTDYEVTGDLPALPASAEGHTATPDADA
- a CDS encoding GNAT family N-acetyltransferase; this translates as MADLEIRVVRATDPDRYLASDLLIWFSEPVSDETAEALLLGVPEHQRFVVELPDADVDPRFHPGVYGVRPMQLSVPDGTGAGRLLPVAGLTWVGVHPDHRRRGLLTAMMRHHVEQTRSEGVHVSVLHASEPGIYGRHGYGLASLELSVDLGRGTTFVAPHLEDEAAALVTRMTSMSDEGMAERRRACELAVAPSCVGAIVGEPGFFADLTHVVPEDVRDKEVPRLLFAMQDGRDVGYALFRRTHKWDNARPGAVVDVHAHHATPAAHLALMRRLVDLDLAGTIKVTGVAQDDPMLSWIAGPRATGNLNTYDSLWVRLVDLPEALAARGYEADCDVVVEVADESAPWNAGRWRIRVEQGAAEATRTEDDAEVSLSIAALGAAYLGGGNLAAMRRAGLVAEHRPGAVSDLWRAFRTDVPPYASRGF
- the metG gene encoding methionine--tRNA ligase, encoding MTHVLSAVAWPYANGPRHIGHVAGFGVPSDVFSRYMRMAGHDVLMVSGTDEHGTPILVAADAAGVSAKQLADKNNAVIVQDLLDLGLSYDLFTRTTTGNHYRVVQELFTTVHRNGYMVEKTTKGAVSPSTGRTLPDRYIEGTCPICGYGEARGDQCDNCGNQLDPTDLIDPRSKINGETPTFVETQHFFLDLPALADALSSYVRGREEGGTWRPNVIKFSLNLIEDLRPRAMTRDIDWGIPVPVDGWRDNPTKRLYVWFDAVIGYLSASIEWARRLAEQDGGDPERWREWWNDPEALSYYFMGKDNIVFHSVIWPAELLAYDGKGALGGEPGPFGDLQLPTEIVSSEFMTMESKQFSTSRGHVILVGDMLARYQPDALRYFICAAGPETSDADFTWADFVQRTNSELVAGWGNLVNRTATMIAKSFGEIPAAGPLEPVDEAVLSAVRSAFGTVGDLVGRQRLRAGIAEAMRVVGEVNRYLTATEPYKMKDDAQRERLGTVLHVAAQCVLDCNTLLAPFLPFSANAVWTTYGGEGVFMPMPVVEHVEDLDPEEGAGLHVYPIITGDYTGTPPWASRPVTVGAKVEKPTPIFTKLDPGVVAEELARLAD
- a CDS encoding disulfide bond formation protein DsbA, with translation MTDSADFWFDPLCPFAWITSRWMLEVEQVRDVSVRWRVMSLYFLNKDRDLSEDYQARIARGLPIGRVLIATEQTVGPDALGPLYTAFGARIHHEKQELGRELVEAALADAGLPATLVEAMDDPSYDDALRASHQEAMDRVGDDVGTPTIAFNDSSFFGPVLSKIPRGEDAGRIWDGTIALAAFPYFFEIKRTRVGELDFS
- a CDS encoding PP2C family protein-serine/threonine phosphatase, with the protein product MTPPLTGRLPAARSRRRWRQLTSGSQPDRLTLIALFVLSTLVGVAMQIFPNVVAITTITVPLVMGSLFLGPRPLPWFVVYQLVLLTLALPKVPQFTPRTTSAVVVIFLIALLIMLTSFRRSRLGIAGSMGESMLAELSDRIQGQGVLPELPRPWHAESVIRSSGGSRFAGDFFVVGDTETGRLDVAVVDVSGKGDRAGSRALLLAGAMGGLVTAVEPAEFLDATNVYLLNHPWQDGFATAVHLSLDLRTGAFRIWTAGHPPALHWRAGAGRWKPLDSEGPMLGLIPDGDFVCSDGVLRPGDALMLYTDGMVETRTDDIGIGIDRLIGQADRQLRSNFTGGAAKLVDSTGSRGDDRALLLVWRD